Within the Butyrivibrio sp. AE3004 genome, the region TGCTGTCTGAATCATGCTGGGGCTGTAGGTTACTGACATGATGCCGCCAAGCTGTGAAGTAATATCCTGGTAGCTCTCACCTCTTAATACTCCGTAGAGTTCATCAAGACCGCCGCAGCCTGTGATAACAGGCTTGTTTCCAAGGAATGCTTCCTTTGCTGAATCATCAATTCCGCCGCCGTTAAGTGCTTCGAGCATACCCATTGCAAGCTCATCATCTTCAGCGTAGAACCACTTGATCTCTGTGTTTGAAGCGTCACCCATAAGTGTTTCAAAAGCAGCCTTGGTATCTGAACGGCTCCAGTTCATAGCGCCTGAATATGTAATAGCTGAATCAATCTGATCCTGTGTCCACTTTGCATCGTCTGCGATTTTCTGTCCGTCGAATTCAATCTCACCAAGAAGGTACTCTGTGAAGCCCTGATCCCTTAAAGTAGTAACTGAAGATGTATCTCCTTCATATACATATACGCTGTCGCCGGGCTGCATTCCAAGTGATACAAAGTATGCTGCTGAACCTGCACCGATGCCCTCGTTATCACCTTTAACATTTGAAACTGCACTTGCTGCAACACCATCAATGATTCTGTCGAATGCAACGTAAGGAATTCCCTCGTCGACAAGCTGCTGTATAGCAGACTGTACTGTATCATCGATAGGCTGGATTACAACTGCGATGTTCTTGTCACCCTTTGCGATGATATCCTCAACCTGTGTGATCTGGTAAGCAGCATCCTCACAGGTAATAACCTCAGCTGTGTACTTGCCCTCGCCGTTAACTTCTTCTACTTTTTCCTTGGCGAATGTAGCAACAGATCCTGTCCAGCCATGATCCTCAGGTGCTGTAAGTACATAGATGTGTGTTGCATCTGCTGATGCCTCTGCCTTATCAGCTGCGTCCTCAGTATTTTCAGCTGCATCTTCTGTCTTTTCCTCTGTGGCAACTGTATCCTCACTTGCTACTGTAGAATCAGCTGTTGCGGATGTATCAGTTCCGCTGTTTCCACATGCTGTAAGTGAAAATGTCATCACACCTGCAAGAAATCCTGCTAAAATCTTCTTTTTCATTATTTTTATTCCTCCCAAATTCTCAAAATAAATATTTTCATCGGGCTTTTTTGCCTTACGCCCTTTTTCATTTGATGTACTAATCTTACCTTTTGGAAGTCCGCCTTTCTTTTCCCTCTGCCCACTTAGGCATCCTTTTTATTGCAAAGTGCAAAAAACAAAAAAAGAAGATGCAACAGATATTTTACTTCTGTTGCATCTTCATACTTGACTTCGCACTGTTGACGCCATCTTTCCCCTACCATCAGACCATATGCTCATCTTCAACGTCAACCTACGAAAAGCATTCATCAGGCTCTTTATTTTTTATTTATCTCATAACCCTGATATCCGTCAGAGCCACCTCATCGCCCGTAAGTGCCACATAGACATCTCCGGATCCTTCTTTTATTAAGGTAGTGTTCTCTATTTCTATTCCGAGGTTTTCGGTACTTGTCCGTATCTTATTACCGTTTTTCAGTAATAGCACCTCGCATTCAGCGCCTTCCTTTGTAAGCTCCTTCCAGTTATCCCATCCGGTAAACTCATTCTTTTTCTTCATTGAGATAATATTTTCCGCACAGGTCAGATCCCCGGATACTTCTCCGTTTATTTTTAAAAGAGCATATTCTTTGTATCCGTTACCGCCTACCTTCCCGTCATCCGAATAGAAAAGTAAGATATACGGACAATGCCATACAAGATTCGCTGAAGGAAGTGCAAGGAAATGAAAATATATTCTCAGCTCATCTTCCAGTTTTACCCCTTCAGTTGATGCAGTCCTTGTCCTGTCTATCTGAATATTCGGAATGTCAGACTGTAATCTGTCTGTATAGCTGATGACATCCGAGATTCTTTCAATATCAGCTTCCGTTATTTCTCTGTCTGTCCGTTCAATTTCTATATCCCTGATATGACAGTTTTCTCCCGTCAAAGCCGCAAAAGCTTCCTTCGTATTATCAAAGAGTGCAATTGACGCGGTAATAATGCTGTCACCGGCAGTCATCTCAAATTTGATGTGATCCTCATACTTTGCCATTGTTATCACATAATTTACCGTCTTTTTGCTTTCATGCGCGCTGCCTTCAGTGCTCTTATGTACTACTTTCATATTTCTGGCACATGTTGATATATAATGTCCGTCCGGCCAGATTTCACCGTATTCCTGGTACTCATACGCTTTAATAGACTTTGGATTGTCATGAAAATGCCTGTCATATGAGTCAAATAAAATAACTGACGGTGTAGAAAAACCATTTTCCGACGTAACCATTTCATCACAGGTAAAACGTATTTTTGTAAAATGTGAAGTAATCGGTACTCCCGCGGAAACTGCGCTTCTGTACGTTCTGCAGACAAGCTCCGTTTCAACAGGAACCTCTGTATCACTGTTAATAAATTCCCTATCCATAATCTGTATCATTATCTGAGCAAATTCGGGGTCAAAGTATGTCCCCGATTTCATGACAAATTCTTCCCTGACTATGATATAGGGAGTCGCTTCACTGTACCTTTCATCCGTTGTAAGTGAAACATATGCATCTGCAACTGCTATTATCCTTGCTATCTCAGGAATTGCATTTCCTTTAAGGCCTTCGGGATAACCGCTTCCGTCATACCTCTCGTTGCTGTACAAAACTCCGTCCCTTAGATACGGGTATTCTGCAATATCCGACAGGATTTCTCCGCTGATTACAGGCTTACTCTTTAATATTTCCAGTTCCTCGTCAGTAAGATTCTCTTTCTTTTCTATTATGCTGTCGGGAATTCCGAGAAGACCTATATCCTGAAGGAGTGCTGCATAGTAAACCTCATTGCATCTTTCCTCATCCTTACCTGCCATCTCTGCAATCCTCTTTGCCAGCCTTGCAACCTTCAGCGAGTACCCTTGAGGATGCGCCTCCTTCTTTTCAAGTGTTTTTACAAATGCCGATGTAGTCTGAT harbors:
- a CDS encoding substrate-binding domain-containing protein; its protein translation is MKKKILAGFLAGVMTFSLTACGNSGTDTSATADSTVASEDTVATEEKTEDAAENTEDAADKAEASADATHIYVLTAPEDHGWTGSVATFAKEKVEEVNGEGKYTAEVITCEDAAYQITQVEDIIAKGDKNIAVVIQPIDDTVQSAIQQLVDEGIPYVAFDRIIDGVAASAVSNVKGDNEGIGAGSAAYFVSLGMQPGDSVYVYEGDTSSVTTLRDQGFTEYLLGEIEFDGQKIADDAKWTQDQIDSAITYSGAMNWSRSDTKAAFETLMGDASNTEIKWFYAEDDELAMGMLEALNGGGIDDSAKEAFLGNKPVITGCGGLDELYGVLRGESYQDITSQLGGIMSVTYSPSMIQTAIQDMVDSLDGNEVTQDHVIECQNVTADNVADFKGFN
- a CDS encoding HD domain-containing phosphohydrolase, whose amino-acid sequence is MFDLIRTHQLNIMLSLASACVSFAILLFVTHFLGKRRKMILIAMEIIATSLLSFDRMAYIYSGDTSLSGYIWVRVSNFFVFFLTAGIVFTFNLYLLDLYNGDKKIEYFPFRLKLVMVSSAIEMLLVIISQFTGLFYTFDENNVYHRGPGFLICYLIPVICPIIQYTVIRQHKKDVSNLIYVSLVLYIFVPIIMGIIQIFEYGISIVNMAMVLVSISLYIFTYLDINGAAIRAHQIEIGELKEGEQRMKRLFDQTTSAFVKTLEKKEAHPQGYSLKVARLAKRIAEMAGKDEERCNEVYYAALLQDIGLLGIPDSIIEKKENLTDEELEILKSKPVISGEILSDIAEYPYLRDGVLYSNERYDGSGYPEGLKGNAIPEIARIIAVADAYVSLTTDERYSEATPYIIVREEFVMKSGTYFDPEFAQIMIQIMDREFINSDTEVPVETELVCRTYRSAVSAGVPITSHFTKIRFTCDEMVTSENGFSTPSVILFDSYDRHFHDNPKSIKAYEYQEYGEIWPDGHYISTCARNMKVVHKSTEGSAHESKKTVNYVITMAKYEDHIKFEMTAGDSIITASIALFDNTKEAFAALTGENCHIRDIEIERTDREITEADIERISDVISYTDRLQSDIPNIQIDRTRTASTEGVKLEDELRIYFHFLALPSANLVWHCPYILLFYSDDGKVGGNGYKEYALLKINGEVSGDLTCAENIISMKKKNEFTGWDNWKELTKEGAECEVLLLKNGNKIRTSTENLGIEIENTTLIKEGSGDVYVALTGDEVALTDIRVMR